Within the Bacillus horti genome, the region TATTCAGCCATGCCGTTTTTTGTTTTGACGTTTGTGATGGTCTTTGCTGTCCCTGAAGGGATGAAGGGAACTGAACTCTTTATCTGGTTCCTTGCTGCTTTACTTCTTTTTGAAACAGCTTCTACTATTCTGTGGGTTAATTACGGTGCTTTATTTCCTGAATTATTTCGCGGCGATCGAATCCGGGCTAAGGCTTCAGCTATACAGCAGGGCTTTCAAATTATTGCCCTATTGATAGGCTCAGCGGTTACCCCAATTATTTTCGCCGCCTATGGCTTTACGAACATGGCTATCCTTTTTGCCGTGGCATTTGTTGTATTCATGTGGCTCTGTATGGTCACAGTAAGAGAGAAGGAAGAAGCTAGGAAGGAAGCTCCGCTGAAGCTAGTTGAAGCGTTCCGAGTCACGCTCAAAAATAAAGAGTTTTGGATCTTCAATATCGCTAATTCCTTTGCTCAAACAGTTAATGGTTTGCTTAGTTCAATGATCCCGTTTTATGCAAAGTATGCGCTAAAAATACCGGAATCGCAGGTTTCTCTCTTGCTTGCTGCTATATTTGTTTCAGTTATCCCACTTGTAGCGGTCTGGTATTACATTGTACGTAAGCTTGGTGGATTAAAGAGCTGGCGTTTAGCTATGCTGTTTTATGCCTTAGCCGTTATTCCTTTATGGTTTGCTAATGGGCTAGGGAGTGGAATTCTGGCTGGAGTTGTTGCAGGGTTTGGCTTATCTGGATTTTTGGTTACACCAGCTGTACTTAGCGGACAAATCATTGATCGAGACGCTAAGGAAACTGGACGTAGGAGAGAGGGGATTTATACT harbors:
- a CDS encoding MFS transporter produces the protein MKTKLQNSPFTFAFGMLAMMIPVQAFSSFYSYYYVEKLGLSVGLATLARTIYLIWDAVDQPLFGYLSDRTRTRWGRRKPWIYSAMPFFVLTFVMVFAVPEGMKGTELFIWFLAALLLFETASTILWVNYGALFPELFRGDRIRAKASAIQQGFQIIALLIGSAVTPIIFAAYGFTNMAILFAVAFVVFMWLCMVTVREKEEARKEAPLKLVEAFRVTLKNKEFWIFNIANSFAQTVNGLLSSMIPFYAKYALKIPESQVSLLLAAIFVSVIPLVAVWYYIVRKLGGLKSWRLAMLFYALAVIPLWFANGLGSGILAGVVAGFGLSGFLVTPAVLSGQIIDRDAKETGRRREGIYTAVAGFITRSSGLISAVAFWIVGMIFGYVSGENPGSNPEVAFRYLVSVVPFGLLLISFLISLFLRNIFPVEMGKWKGENSHEQNNEQKINH